From Candidatus Brocadiaceae bacterium, the proteins below share one genomic window:
- a CDS encoding TonB-dependent receptor — MVYDRDFEVPLAAAQVSIAETGDKITTTDEGNFLFNQVPSGIYTLVFSKDGYTRQVQANVVVSPGKMTDVEASLSGEFTEMEEFVVQDLQIGGTEAGLLMLRVESPALLDSIGSEWLSQAGVSDAASALKLISGATVQDGKFAVVRGLPDRYVNSQMNGVRLPTADPDKRAVQLDQFPTEVIDSVQVSKAFTPDQQGDASGGAVNVVLKGIPEENVFKFKTGAEYNTQVTGRSDFLTYKGGGGNFWGIDDDRKDIPQNDNFTGPLNVSEDNGPINYGMSITAGGKRELKNGINVGGLLSSYYKRDSSFFDDGIDDSLWIDDEDPRRGLTPQYGNPDGPPPDDPIPPIGEDFKTALFDITEGSKEVQWGVLSGVGAETENHSLNLVFMHTQVTEDKAILAEDTRGKEYYFPDYERNNPKDLGNLPDNQNAAPYLRSETLVYTERTTDTLQLHAEHILPLPEIELEDFFTIFPPEIDWTFALSSSDLDEPDKRQFGSVWKADSFDEEESGPGFDVIIPSRYEPFTQAANILLGNLSRTWREISEESDQFFLDWKFPFEQWSGDAGYLKLGMFYDQVDRTFDQDSFGNFRLTGDDPIPVYEGSWDDDSYSEVFPNLGGPVTKDGPPFVDVDYDGEQDISAWYYMVDFPLCSFLKFIGGVRYESTKIEVINDPEEDAKWVTTDENGNRLYIDLLPGDADVSLDQDDMLPSVGFVLTPISQIKLQGTYSETVARPTFKELTPIQQQDFLGDDIFIGNPALQISAVQNYDLRIDYTPYKGGLLSFSWFHKKIEDPIEYVQDLVNAFSFITPVNYPEGELKGFEIETRHHLGHFWDPMEGLSIGGNVTVIDSEVTLPERERENIASAGVKTTTRDMVNAPEHLYNIHLTYDYEPFDTQIGIFYTVKGDALVVGAGNRNGKYVPDIYATEFNELNLSVSKKIGDHFKLSFKAKNLTNPVIEEVYRPPRHLGDEEVRTSYTRGIDFSFDLSGTW; from the coding sequence ATGGTGTATGACAGAGATTTTGAGGTGCCTCTGGCGGCTGCTCAGGTATCTATTGCCGAGACGGGTGACAAGATTACCACCACAGATGAGGGCAACTTTCTTTTCAATCAAGTGCCTTCGGGAATCTATACCCTTGTATTTTCTAAAGATGGGTATACCCGGCAGGTGCAGGCTAATGTAGTGGTTTCTCCGGGAAAGATGACGGACGTGGAGGCGTCTTTGTCTGGTGAATTCACGGAGATGGAGGAGTTTGTTGTACAGGATCTTCAGATCGGAGGGACGGAAGCCGGCCTGCTGATGCTGCGTGTCGAGAGTCCGGCGCTTCTTGATTCTATCGGTTCAGAGTGGTTAAGTCAAGCTGGGGTGTCTGACGCAGCCAGCGCGTTGAAGCTGATATCGGGAGCTACCGTACAGGATGGTAAATTTGCGGTGGTTCGCGGGTTACCGGACAGGTACGTCAATTCACAGATGAACGGTGTGCGCCTGCCGACAGCTGATCCGGATAAGCGCGCCGTGCAGCTCGACCAGTTCCCTACAGAGGTTATTGACAGTGTTCAGGTCAGTAAAGCCTTTACACCTGATCAGCAGGGAGACGCCTCAGGCGGGGCAGTGAATGTGGTGCTCAAAGGCATTCCTGAGGAGAATGTATTCAAGTTCAAAACCGGTGCTGAATACAATACGCAGGTGACAGGGAGAAGTGATTTTCTCACCTACAAGGGAGGAGGAGGAAATTTTTGGGGTATCGATGATGACCGTAAGGATATTCCGCAGAACGATAACTTTACCGGTCCGCTGAACGTTTCCGAGGATAATGGACCGATTAATTATGGTATGTCAATAACTGCCGGCGGGAAACGTGAACTCAAAAACGGCATAAACGTTGGCGGCCTCCTGAGTTCATATTACAAACGTGACAGTTCCTTTTTTGATGACGGAATTGATGATTCCTTATGGATTGATGATGAAGATCCCAGAAGAGGCCTGACCCCGCAATACGGAAATCCGGATGGACCACCCCCTGACGACCCGATACCGCCTATTGGAGAAGATTTCAAAACGGCGCTCTTTGATATTACCGAGGGGAGCAAAGAGGTGCAATGGGGTGTGTTGAGCGGTGTGGGAGCGGAAACAGAAAATCATTCGTTGAATTTGGTCTTTATGCATACGCAGGTTACGGAGGACAAGGCGATTCTCGCGGAAGATACCCGTGGTAAGGAATATTATTTTCCCGATTATGAACGTAATAATCCGAAGGATCTGGGCAATTTGCCCGACAATCAGAATGCGGCGCCATACCTCAGATCAGAAACGTTGGTATATACCGAGAGGACAACAGACACACTGCAGTTACATGCAGAACATATACTGCCCCTGCCTGAAATTGAATTAGAAGATTTCTTCACGATTTTCCCTCCTGAAATAGACTGGACATTTGCTCTGAGTTCTTCTGATTTGGATGAGCCAGACAAACGTCAGTTTGGTTCGGTCTGGAAAGCTGATTCTTTCGATGAAGAAGAATCCGGGCCAGGTTTTGACGTGATTATTCCGTCACGCTATGAGCCATTCACACAGGCCGCAAATATTCTCCTGGGGAATCTTTCGCGTACCTGGAGAGAGATTTCGGAAGAAAGCGATCAATTTTTTCTGGACTGGAAATTTCCCTTTGAACAGTGGAGCGGTGATGCAGGGTATCTAAAACTCGGCATGTTTTACGATCAGGTAGACCGCACATTTGATCAGGATTCTTTTGGAAACTTCCGATTGACCGGAGACGACCCCATTCCCGTCTATGAAGGTTCCTGGGATGATGATTCCTACAGCGAGGTGTTTCCGAATCTGGGTGGTCCCGTGACAAAAGACGGGCCTCCTTTTGTGGATGTGGATTACGACGGAGAACAGGATATTTCCGCCTGGTATTACATGGTTGATTTTCCCCTGTGTTCCTTCCTGAAATTTATCGGCGGGGTACGTTATGAAAGCACGAAAATTGAAGTTATCAATGACCCTGAAGAAGATGCGAAATGGGTTACGACTGACGAGAATGGGAATCGTTTGTACATTGATCTGCTTCCCGGAGACGCTGATGTTTCTCTTGATCAGGATGATATGCTGCCTTCGGTCGGATTTGTGCTGACACCAATCTCTCAAATCAAGCTGCAGGGTACCTACAGTGAAACCGTGGCCCGGCCGACCTTTAAAGAGCTCACACCCATTCAGCAGCAGGATTTCCTTGGCGATGATATCTTTATCGGAAATCCTGCATTGCAGATAAGCGCCGTGCAGAATTACGACCTGCGCATTGATTATACGCCGTATAAAGGCGGATTGCTGTCTTTCTCCTGGTTTCACAAAAAGATTGAGGACCCGATCGAATATGTGCAGGATCTGGTGAACGCATTTTCCTTTATAACCCCGGTAAATTATCCGGAAGGAGAGTTGAAGGGGTTTGAAATAGAAACGCGGCATCATCTGGGACACTTCTGGGACCCGATGGAGGGGCTTTCGATAGGAGGCAACGTAACCGTAATTGACTCTGAGGTAACGCTTCCCGAAAGAGAAAGGGAAAATATTGCCTCTGCCGGCGTTAAGACAACTACCCGTGATATGGTGAACGCGCCTGAACATCTTTACAATATCCATTTAACGTATGATTATGAGCCCTTTGACACACAGATCGGGATTTTTTATACCGTGAAGGGCGATGCACTGGTGGTCGGCGCCGGGAACAGGAACGGCAAATACGTGCCGGATATTTACGCAACCGAGTTTAACGAACTCAATCTGAGTGTATCAAAAAAAATCGGAGACCACTTTAAACTGTCGTTCAAGGCAAAAAATCTTACCAATCCGGTAATCGAAGAGGTCTACCGCCCACCCCGTCATCTTGGCGATGAAGAGGTGAGAACCTCCTATACAAGGGGTATCGATTTTTCCTTCGATCTGAGTGGAACATGGTGA
- a CDS encoding DUF3450 domain-containing protein yields MEKESVVKDVKIMGAHYLPDIRKPLLTAAICILCLGSAGAEVASGDVSDTRAMLEKWVETRRIISQEKHDFELAREMLSERIELVEREIESLRGKISETEESITETDKKRNELIEESEKLKNASVSLNGTVAELEIRTRELLKRLPEPIRERVRPLSQRFPENPDKTKLSLGERFQNIVGVLNEVNKFNREIVVASEVRELPDGASAEVTVLYIGIGKAYYVSGNGNAAGIGTSSPDGWVWSPANDAAAGIAGAIAILNNETAAAFVQLPIEVQ; encoded by the coding sequence ATGGAGAAAGAATCTGTAGTCAAAGACGTTAAAATAATGGGTGCGCATTACCTGCCGGATATTCGGAAGCCTCTGCTGACCGCAGCCATCTGTATATTGTGTTTAGGGTCCGCAGGCGCTGAGGTGGCCAGTGGCGATGTAAGCGACACCCGGGCGATGCTTGAAAAATGGGTTGAAACGCGTCGCATCATTTCGCAGGAGAAACATGACTTTGAACTTGCCAGGGAAATGCTTTCCGAACGGATTGAACTGGTAGAGCGTGAAATTGAATCATTGCGCGGAAAAATCAGCGAGACCGAGGAAAGCATTACGGAAACAGATAAAAAACGAAATGAACTGATTGAGGAGAGTGAAAAACTTAAGAATGCCTCTGTCTCGCTCAACGGCACGGTGGCTGAACTGGAAATCAGAACCAGGGAACTTCTGAAACGACTGCCTGAACCGATCCGCGAACGCGTTAGGCCGCTCAGTCAGCGTTTTCCGGAAAATCCCGACAAGACGAAGCTGTCTCTGGGAGAGCGGTTCCAGAACATCGTGGGGGTCCTTAACGAGGTGAACAAATTCAACCGTGAGATTGTCGTCGCCAGTGAGGTGCGCGAGTTACCCGATGGCGCTTCTGCCGAAGTTACCGTACTCTATATAGGGATTGGCAAGGCGTATTACGTCAGTGGCAATGGAAACGCGGCAGGAATAGGAACCTCTTCTCCCGATGGATGGGTTTGGAGTCCTGCCAATGACGCGGCTGCCGGAATCGCCGGGGCCATTGCCATTTTGAACAACGAGACTGCGGCAGCATTTGTACAATTACCGATCGAAGTACAGTAA
- a CDS encoding MotA/TolQ/ExbB proton channel family protein: MNTIALFVFITLMLFFTDVRSVRAENSPEAAEDPFGHAAATLRQQLDDGLAELSALREQIASQKIPLNRKLNDLENELVRVRLEYQKTSRLLDSSTLDLSNLGNEIKSRREEATYLSNLLGEYIRNFESRLHISEIQRYEESLETAKLAPENSNLSEQEVYQAQVGLVTASLERLHDALGGTRFQGTAVDAGGLVRSGTFVLVGPAALFCSDDGKNIGTAEQRLGSLEPSIIDFRDPGDSAAAAKIIADSRGYFPLDPTLGNAHKIEATKETFWEHIRKGGPVMIPIFVLAITAFLMALYKCFILISLRNPSPENIRAFLNAVARRDKNAAMREAGSIGGPVGAMLSAGVAHLRERCELIEEVMYETMLATRLKLQGLLPFIAISASSAPLLGLLGTVTGIINTFKLITVFGSGDVRSLSGGISEALITTKFGLIVAVPSLLLHAFLSRKARGVVAQMEKAAISFINQVNKTPFAPASKEAEVDVSGIVE; the protein is encoded by the coding sequence ATGAATACAATAGCCCTGTTTGTTTTTATTACTCTTATGTTGTTCTTTACTGATGTACGATCTGTCCGTGCTGAAAATTCCCCGGAAGCTGCCGAAGACCCATTCGGCCACGCTGCCGCTACCCTGCGGCAGCAGCTTGATGATGGTCTTGCCGAACTCAGCGCGCTGCGTGAACAGATAGCCAGTCAAAAAATCCCTCTTAATCGAAAGCTGAACGATCTTGAAAACGAACTGGTCAGGGTGCGTCTGGAATACCAGAAGACTTCCCGTTTGCTTGACAGTAGTACGCTTGATCTGAGCAATTTGGGTAATGAGATCAAATCGCGCAGGGAGGAGGCCACCTATCTTTCCAACCTGTTGGGTGAATATATCAGAAACTTTGAATCACGTCTGCATATTTCGGAAATCCAGCGTTATGAGGAGTCGCTGGAAACAGCCAAACTTGCACCGGAAAACAGCAATCTTTCCGAGCAGGAGGTTTATCAGGCACAGGTGGGGCTGGTAACCGCTTCGCTTGAACGTCTGCATGACGCACTCGGAGGCACACGGTTTCAGGGGACTGCGGTGGATGCCGGCGGGCTGGTCAGGTCAGGCACCTTTGTTCTTGTTGGTCCGGCTGCGTTATTTTGTTCCGATGACGGGAAAAACATTGGGACGGCAGAACAGCGACTGGGTTCACTCGAACCCTCTATTATTGATTTTCGCGACCCTGGCGACAGTGCTGCCGCGGCGAAGATCATCGCCGATTCACGAGGGTATTTCCCGCTGGACCCGACCCTCGGAAACGCGCATAAGATTGAGGCTACGAAGGAAACATTCTGGGAGCACATCCGGAAAGGAGGGCCGGTTATGATACCGATTTTTGTTCTGGCAATTACCGCGTTTCTGATGGCGCTGTACAAGTGCTTTATACTGATTTCTCTGCGTAACCCGTCTCCGGAAAATATAAGGGCCTTTCTGAACGCCGTCGCAAGACGCGATAAAAATGCCGCGATGCGGGAGGCTGGTTCAATTGGCGGTCCGGTCGGCGCCATGCTCTCTGCCGGAGTTGCTCATCTGAGAGAGCGGTGTGAACTGATTGAAGAGGTTATGTACGAAACCATGCTGGCCACGCGCCTGAAACTTCAGGGTCTGCTGCCCTTTATAGCCATCAGCGCTTCATCAGCGCCGCTACTGGGACTTCTGGGGACAGTCACCGGTATCATCAACACATTCAAACTCATTACCGTGTTTGGTTCCGGCGATGTTCGGTCCCTTTCCGGCGGTATTTCAGAGGCGCTTATTACCACCAAGTTTGGCTTGATTGTGGCTGTTCCTTCGCTGCTGCTCCATGCCTTTCTTTCACGCAAGGCGCGCGGTGTAGTCGCTCAGATGGAAAAAGCTGCTATTTCTTTTATCAATCAGGTCAACAAGACTCCGTTTGCGCCGGCAAGCAAAGAAGCAGAGGTTGATGTGTCAGGGATTGTCGA